The proteins below come from a single Planctomycetia bacterium genomic window:
- a CDS encoding PEP-CTERM sorting domain-containing protein (PEP-CTERM proteins occur, often in large numbers, in the proteomes of bacteria that also encode an exosortase, a predicted intramembrane cysteine proteinase. The presence of a PEP-CTERM domain at a protein's C-terminus predicts cleavage within the sorting domain, followed by covalent anchoring to some some component of the (usually Gram-negative) cell surface. Many PEP-CTERM proteins exhibit an unusual sequence composition that includes large numbers of potential glycosylation sites. Expression of one such protein has been shown restore the ability of a bacterium to form floc, a type of biofilm.), whose protein sequence is MTRFLKLLILCGATAGFSPRSSLALEVNAGHLLLAPNQAGQTFEIMVSGGDLVSGVNLYAQIGDGGPELAEYGLPAGHDGPSISTVDLKTGAVFSSVPDPAVNLGSLPQVAVWSLGIAAQGGKVPAQGRLARLTIDTTGFAGGRWDVTLSNVLAGLDGGPFATDFAGLPASITNGSIRINAGRAGDTNADGLVDIKDLNNVRNQFGAVGGNPIGDTFPFNGMVGIEDLNAVRNNFGAAGGAAAVPEPSAWLLSGVGLAMLSAAYLKRRKSQ, encoded by the coding sequence ATGACGCGTTTTCTCAAGCTTCTGATTCTGTGCGGCGCAACCGCTGGTTTTTCACCGCGATCGTCGTTGGCGTTGGAAGTCAATGCCGGACACCTGTTACTTGCGCCGAATCAGGCCGGGCAGACGTTCGAGATCATGGTCTCCGGCGGAGATCTCGTCTCGGGCGTGAACCTGTATGCTCAGATCGGCGACGGCGGCCCCGAGCTGGCGGAATACGGTTTGCCGGCCGGTCACGACGGCCCCAGTATCTCCACGGTCGATTTGAAAACTGGCGCCGTGTTTTCCAGCGTGCCCGATCCGGCCGTTAATCTCGGTAGCCTGCCGCAAGTGGCGGTCTGGTCGTTGGGCATAGCCGCGCAAGGCGGCAAAGTTCCGGCGCAGGGCCGACTTGCCAGGCTCACGATCGACACGACGGGCTTCGCTGGCGGGCGGTGGGATGTGACGCTGTCCAATGTATTAGCGGGCCTCGACGGCGGGCCATTTGCCACCGATTTTGCAGGGCTGCCGGCGAGCATTACGAATGGCTCGATCCGCATCAACGCTGGTCGCGCGGGGGATACGAACGCGGATGGCTTGGTCGATATCAAAGATCTCAACAACGTCCGCAATCAATTCGGCGCCGTGGGCGGCAATCCGATTGGCGACACATTCCCGTTCAACGGCATGGTCGGCATTGAGGACTTGAATGCGGTGCGGAACAACTTCGGAGCCGCGGGCGGCGCGGCCGCAGTTCCCGAACCGAGTGCATGGCTGCTCAGTGGCGTCGGCTTGGCAATGCTGTCCGCCGCATACTTGAAGCGACGTAAGTCTCAGTGA